A window of Hymenobacter aerilatus contains these coding sequences:
- a CDS encoding DUF3822 family protein — MSATLVPLPSTAPTALAYLRDETLDASRLAAYNLYLTVGAAGVRVGIADVQRNKFVALEDYAAQPGVPTAAQLPALAAHHDLLSRSGWNKVRLAVHNRAFTLLPAPLFAPGDEATYLQLHHACAPTEMACAYRHTGLDIVSVFAADRPLADWFRQAYPTGRLLHQTSALLEGVLHQSEAAAPRRVYLSIGHQELTVLVMRSKRPELCNVFAFTTPEDLIYYTILVMQELQLNPDQDPVVVWGDLLHDSELFSILRKYIRHLRFGNRPFDLRYSYRLNDVTEYRYFDLYALHLCE, encoded by the coding sequence GTGTCTGCTACGCTTGTCCCTCTCCCTTCTACCGCTCCTACCGCCCTGGCCTACCTACGCGACGAAACGCTGGATGCCAGTCGCTTAGCCGCCTATAATCTCTACCTCACGGTGGGTGCGGCCGGTGTGCGCGTGGGCATAGCCGATGTGCAGCGCAACAAGTTTGTGGCCTTAGAAGACTATGCCGCGCAGCCAGGCGTGCCAACTGCGGCGCAACTGCCCGCCCTGGCCGCCCACCACGATTTGCTTTCCCGCTCGGGCTGGAACAAGGTGCGCCTAGCCGTACACAACCGCGCTTTCACGCTGCTACCAGCCCCCCTGTTTGCGCCCGGCGATGAGGCCACGTACCTCCAGCTGCACCACGCCTGCGCGCCTACCGAAATGGCCTGCGCCTACCGCCATACCGGCCTCGATATTGTGAGCGTTTTTGCTGCCGACCGCCCACTGGCCGACTGGTTTCGGCAGGCCTACCCTACCGGCCGGCTGCTGCACCAGACCAGCGCTTTGCTCGAAGGTGTGTTGCACCAGAGCGAGGCCGCCGCACCGCGTCGGGTCTACCTTAGCATTGGCCATCAAGAGCTTACAGTGCTGGTGATGCGCAGCAAACGCCCCGAGCTGTGCAACGTTTTTGCCTTCACCACGCCCGAAGATCTGATATACTACACCATCTTGGTGATGCAGGAGCTACAGCTCAACCCCGACCAGGACCCTGTAGTGGTGTGGGGCGACCTGCTGCACGACTCGGAGCTGTTTTCCATTCTGCGCAAGTACATTCGTCACCTACGCTTCGGCAACCGTCCCTTCGACCTGCGTTACAGCTACCGCCTCAACGACGTAACGGAATACCGCTATTTCGACCTGTACGCCCTGCACTTGTGCGAATAG
- a CDS encoding NUDIX domain-containing protein: MPDTPTSDSSLLATYAHQVRVRPCGLLIHEGALLLAAHRGLLPEGAPFWSPPGGGWQFGESLHECLRREFREETGLVVNVGRFLHLHEFKTDTLQALEMFFEVTPADPTALPQLGTDPEHAADAQILTELAFLTPRQLIALPMQQVHPVLRQIISPDDIFIPQLRFAP, translated from the coding sequence ATGCCCGATACGCCTACTTCAGATTCTTCTCTTCTCGCTACGTATGCCCATCAGGTGCGCGTTCGGCCCTGTGGTCTGCTTATTCACGAAGGTGCTTTGCTGCTGGCCGCACACCGGGGGTTGCTGCCCGAGGGGGCACCGTTTTGGTCGCCGCCGGGCGGCGGGTGGCAGTTTGGGGAAAGTCTGCACGAGTGTTTGCGCCGCGAGTTTCGCGAAGAGACTGGTCTAGTAGTGAACGTAGGGCGCTTTCTGCACCTGCACGAGTTCAAGACCGACACGCTGCAAGCCCTGGAAATGTTCTTTGAGGTGACACCTGCCGACCCCACTGCCCTACCCCAACTGGGCACCGACCCCGAGCACGCCGCCGACGCCCAAATCTTGACCGAACTGGCCTTCCTGACGCCCCGCCAGCTCATTGCCCTCCCTATGCAGCAGGTGCACCCGGTGCTGCGCCAGATCATCAGCCCCGATGATATTTTTATTCCGCAGTTGCGGTTTGCACCCTAA
- a CDS encoding PaaI family thioesterase — protein MPDLPTPAPEESLETRIRRKLVRQNFMHLIGADLTRIEPGRVEAELTLAEQHQQHRGFAHGGLVATMADLVAGFAAVTLVPEGTGVVTAEIKVSYLHPGVGTTMRAVGWVLKAGRRLHFCEAEVWCDDKLVAKATATMAVVE, from the coding sequence ATGCCTGACCTCCCTACCCCCGCTCCCGAAGAATCTCTGGAAACCCGCATTCGTCGCAAATTGGTGCGGCAAAACTTCATGCATCTCATCGGTGCCGACCTCACCCGCATTGAGCCCGGCAGAGTAGAGGCCGAGCTGACGCTGGCCGAGCAGCACCAGCAGCACCGGGGCTTCGCGCACGGCGGCCTAGTGGCCACTATGGCCGATCTGGTGGCGGGCTTCGCGGCCGTTACGCTCGTGCCGGAGGGTACGGGCGTCGTCACGGCCGAAATCAAAGTTTCCTACTTGCATCCGGGGGTAGGCACAACGATGCGCGCCGTGGGCTGGGTGCTGAAAGCTGGCCGGCGCCTGCACTTCTGTGAGGCCGAGGTGTGGTGCGATGACAAATTGGTGGCCAAAGCCACGGCCACCATGGCTGTAGTGGAATAG